One window from the genome of Streptomyces sp. NBC_00287 encodes:
- a CDS encoding adenylosuccinate lyase, translating to MDEELRSLTERLRRESGGGAGFERLAGTGDLDELADALTAPGQSLWARELAAFRLGLAGDRRAFEALVLLLNHREPQRCASAAYALARLGDPRTARAAAALATNELRVAYALHPVRLLVELRAPEAVPALITTLERRLRPHDPYRRVALACVDGLGALGDARARTVLNEALAHPTLAEAAVRALARIPRQR from the coding sequence ATGGACGAAGAGTTGCGATCACTCACGGAGCGCTTACGGCGGGAGTCGGGCGGGGGTGCGGGCTTCGAGCGGCTGGCGGGGACCGGAGACCTGGATGAGCTGGCCGATGCCCTCACCGCGCCGGGGCAGTCGCTGTGGGCCCGGGAGCTGGCCGCGTTCCGGCTCGGACTCGCGGGCGACCGACGGGCGTTCGAGGCACTCGTCCTGCTGCTGAACCACCGTGAACCGCAGCGCTGCGCGTCCGCCGCGTACGCCCTGGCCCGGCTCGGCGATCCGCGTACGGCGCGAGCGGCGGCGGCCCTCGCCACCAACGAACTGCGGGTCGCGTACGCCTTGCACCCGGTCCGGCTGCTGGTCGAACTGCGGGCCCCCGAGGCCGTCCCGGCCCTGATCACCACCCTGGAGCGACGGCTGCGCCCGCACGACCCCTACCGCCGGGTGGCGCTCGCCTGCGTCGACGGCCTCGGCGCACTCGGCGACGCCCGCGCCCGGACCGTCCTGAACGAGGCGCTGGCCCATCCGACCCTCGCCGAGGCCGCGGTGCGGGCGCTGGCGCGGATCCCTAGGCAGCGTTGA